Genomic window (Syntrophorhabdales bacterium):
CCTTCTTGCCTTCACGCCACGCTTCCCGCAAAAGAACAGCCGGCCGTGAGTTGCGATTGGGGACCACATCGATGTACATGAGCACATCATAGCATTACTATACAATGCTGTCAAGTAAAAAATATAGTATTACATGGGCACAAACAGAAGGACCCAGTTTTGAGCTTCCCGGCTACCGGCAAGGGAAAGAGACGATTTTTATCGTGATTTCACATGGAACTTCGGGTTAAATTTCGATGAATATCGAGGCGCTCCGAAACGACACGAACGGAGACGTACTGATAGCACGTCGATGCGAGGGGAGGAGAAGGGCAACGAAGATGGGCGCGAAATTCAACCCGGCATTCAGGCGGTTCGGAGGAGTCGTTTGTCTCCGCTCCTGATGGTGAGCCTTGTTTCGTCAAAGTATTCAAGCAGCGGTATCATGTACTTTCGAGAGACACCTGTAAGGTTCTTAAAGTCTGACGGCATCATTTCCTTACGCTGCTCCAGATGATCAACCACTTTCTTTTTCAACGCCTCTATCACTCGGGCATCGAAGTACATGTCTCCCTTGATCTTCGCAACTTTTCCTTCGTGCGCCAGTTTCCCGAGCATGTCACGAAGGCTGGCCTCCTTGATGTTCAAGTCCGCAGAAAGCTCATTTAGGCTTGGCGGCGTGAGTCCTGCCCGTTGGAGCTTCTTGAGGATTTGTTCCTCCTCCTCTTGCACTGACTTGTCAGCCGGTCGGGCCGCGCCTTTCAAGAGTACCTTATCTTTCTCTGCTTCCAGCTGACCCGCTTTGATAAGTTCCTCAAGGGCAACTTGGAACACATGAGGTTCTACCTTGGGCAGTTTCGTGCGTAACTCTTCTTTGGAGATGCCCACCTTAAGAGGGTTCTTGGCATGAAAGTCTGTAAGGAGCGCCTGCAGCCTAGCCTTATAGTCGGAAAAATGAGTTGAGTGAACGAGGGTTCTCCCGATCAGTTTTGCCTTTGCGGTCTGGGTCAGCTCCGCAATGGCCCTTTCAATAGCCTTTTCTTCTGTGCCCAGGAGAACGGCAAGCGTCTCTCTCCGCATACCCTCGTATGCTCCTTTCAGGATATGATACTCGATCCTATCGACAATACTGCCCTCACGCAGCAGGGAGAAAGTCCTGGCAAGGTCTCCTGCCTTTCTCGCGTGTCTTTTTGGCAGGATGTCGAGTACTGTGCCTCCGCCAAGCGTCTGTACGCTATAAGATCCCCGCAGAATATACCTGTCGCCTGGCAGTACCACTACCGGCTCCATGAAAATGAACTGTGCGAATGCCTCTTCTCCCGGCTCTATGCTCTTCCGGTCGAGCAAGACGAGCCGGGCTTCCACCTGTGTGGTCGCAATATGAAACCGCAGAATACTCCCATTTTTTATAGCTTTGAAGGGCAGCTTGAGATACCGGAATGTCGCATCGATGCGGCTGGTCAGCATCAGGCTTTCCGGTCTGCCCACGAGCGTTCCCCGCTCTATCTCCTGCTTTTCTACTCCCTGCAGGTTGAGTGCTACACGCTGG
Coding sequences:
- the selB gene encoding selenocysteine-specific translation elongation factor, with product MKQIVIGTAGHIDHGKTALVKALTGIDCDRLKEEKERGITIELGFAHYRFGDDLLAGIVDVPGHERFVKHMVAGAWGIDMVLFVIAADESVMPQTREHLDICELLGIKRGIVAITKKDLVEPDIVELVKEEIRDLVKGRFLEGAPVIAVSSVTGENIDLLKEHIRKVADEIQERSKAGVFRLPVDRVFTIKGFGTIVTGTCISGQIREGEEVEIYPTGRRAKVRNIQAYHEDASEAAAGQRVALNLQGVEKQEIERGTLVGRPESLMLTSRIDATFRYLKLPFKAIKNGSILRFHIATTQVEARLVLLDRKSIEPGEEAFAQFIFMEPVVVLPGDRYILRGSYSVQTLGGGTVLDILPKRHARKAGDLARTFSLLREGSIVDRIEYHILKGAYEGMRRETLAVLLGTEEKAIERAIAELTQTAKAKLIGRTLVHSTHFSDYKARLQALLTDFHAKNPLKVGISKEELRTKLPKVEPHVFQVALEELIKAGQLEAEKDKVLLKGAARPADKSVQEEEEQILKKLQRAGLTPPSLNELSADLNIKEASLRDMLGKLAHEGKVAKIKGDMYFDARVIEALKKKVVDHLEQRKEMMPSDFKNLTGVSRKYMIPLLEYFDETRLTIRSGDKRLLRTA